DNA sequence from the Alosa alosa isolate M-15738 ecotype Scorff River chromosome 2, AALO_Geno_1.1, whole genome shotgun sequence genome:
gattaaaatgccacagcccatactgatttttccttttagaatatagatattaagagaataaatcattatgcaaatacttttacttttaatacttttaagtacatttaaaagcaggtacttttactttttacttaagtagggttgtcattgtggtacttttactttttactaaagtaaatatttctctgtgtatttgtacttttacttaagtaaatgttcttgtggtacttttacttttaatacttttaagtacatttaaaagcaggtacttttacttttactaaagtaaatatttctctgtgtatttgtactttacttagaagtaaaatttatagtgcatacttttgacttttacttcgttacattttacagcaattatctgtactttttactccgctacatttctacaacaccatcgttccttttacgatacattttatgatcagtttttttctctctgacaaacacgtttgttttaccgggggggttgctaccaaagattctggagcgctacgtgcattcttagaaacataagcttctagtctagaccaggcaaagcgtgagcttgtagccatctgcattcggtaggctatgtTCCtggacccatggctacactgtacatgcaactgtgttctgtgcctttctctgtctgttatctgcagcgttagggcctcctctccgatgagattgctatccgcggatcagcgaagttactggctatgcccatgcttctgtcacacgtctgatcatttgcggcacaaatgaatggtagactattaatgaaccggtggccggaaaagacgcaacattttccagattaggaaatattccttaattgtgtgtgattaaataaagatgcatagcctacaattgtggCGTAACgtcagcgctcattcaatgtctatgcgtctgcgcaagtgaaactgaacttaatcataaagacacctttctcagcaacttttctgttcaatcagcataattggcattacgatccaccgacgtttcccttgtctacccctgttaaacttcaggctcgtgtttttgctgaatgatattactcagcagatcaccctagtagataaccagaattacagtctctagaattgtaggtcagaatgtaatggGCCACAtggatggtaagcacaattgcattaacttaaaactatctagtcgagtataacctaaaactatcttagaaactaactagattaaaatgccacagcccatactgatttttcctttttagaatatagatattaagagaataaatcattatgcaaatacttttacttttaatacttttaagtacatttaaaagcaggtactttttacttttacttaagtagggttgtcattgtggtacttttacttttactaaagtaaatatttctctgtgtatttgtacttttacttaagtactgagtttcagtacttcctccaccactggttttacgctgtagcccaaatcaatgacagataacgtgacGACCACATTcaaataatttcggtagatTTTGCAAATTTATGTGTTAAGAAGAACGTTTTCTATTGTATATGTTTCATACACAagtttggtctctttattgtcttaattgtatattgatttactaattgcagcacaagtcaattttcattcaacatgtgcgtgtattttttttataattagtCCACGTGCGCTAAAAagcttgaacccattaatcagcaagtttaattgaatttgttttgttttttttatgttgacctgAAATCCGaaaaaaagtagaataattTCACCGTAGACTTATAGTCAaagacaaaacagttctacacagtcattttctttcactattgactgacaaggggttaccatcaaaaacagcctgaaaaaaacaacacaataccctaataatgttcgaatgactgaataaaaatcctaaggatattaATCCTGCTGAGAAGTTGTTTGGGACTGGTTGCTAAGGGCCACTTACCTCTcgtgacagtgtgtcttcagctgtgctttatatttGCCTTTCACTATTCACCGTATTCCGCGAGCAAACATTAGTGTCGCCATCTTTGCCTGCATTGTGTCTGAACTTTCCATTGAGCAGTATCCAGATTacgatacattgagatagcagagttctatcgagatgactggcatcatatgttatgggtcatcctaaagttagtTACGTTTATGTAGGGttttggtgacttaagacatttctgttaaattagattagattcaactttattgtcattgtgcagagtacaagtacaaagacaacgaaaagcagaaaagtgcagtttgatatacaaagtatagacaggtggtgcatgggcaggacaagaaatatagtgcagtgtagacagtagtatacagttggtttacagaaggtggtttagagtaatatataaattaaatataaatatgtgcagtgtattggcagttaccttataagagcagaataaatatggctatgtaatatgaacaatgtattaacaacatgtactgtacagatatgtgcaatgtagtagcagtaacattataatagtagtaagactaatatagatatatgcagtgtattaacataatatattataagaaaaacagaataaatatggatattcagtatgaaccatatagacagatatgtacagtaggtgttatacacctttcctatctgaagtttGGAAAACAATGACTTTAGGGCGGCTGTTCTGTAATGACTTTCTAAACATAGTTAAGCAAAAGAAAAGATATCCGCACACTGTCTCTAAAGCTCCCAGTTTAATGGTGGGTtacacaacgtttcgaccactCAGGTCTTTGTCAGGTGTCACACCAGAATATATTATGACAATTATGTATTGGCATGGTCTACTGTGCTGAGAATGGTCAGTCCGTCTCTAAAATATATCTCCATACATTTCTAAAATGGGCGTGGCAGCAAAAGGTGAATAGACCagatttttcttggtcagtggcgtgtTGTTAACTGGGTTGGGACGATAATACCAGTGGCggttgctgctctttggaataggggaagctctgataaaaatggtcaattattaaattaatattattaaggtgctatattgttctttgagggcaaaactatcccaaaacccagaatagaccaaacagtaggctatagagttggcatggcagaCATGGCAGCTTGGGGGGAGTTTAGGCTAGCCTTCTAGAGTTATTTCTCTGTGTACGTTCATCTgccttgctgttttatttttaatctcCCCTGGTGGGTTTTTAAAATTCAAGTAAACATtagcataatgtagcctacatgattatatagcgcgctacctaacttagcctaaatacacaactgaaatAAAAGCAAGactttttatttacagtatgctatttacaaagaaagacaaatagaaaccaACTGTATTGCTGAcaaattatgagaatttgagctgcaacttgccttgcctctcgACTTCACCTGTCAACACTACCGTTAACGCAtcccttgaacttgaaccacttcctgtcagatcgcgacatatgctgtcaatcaaaaaaagtccagcctctatgacggttcctccaatcatcatacagaagctcaGCGTCCGGGCCATCCCACTGTCCTATGCACTCCCAGAGATGCCGGGCTTTCTCTGGAAATTACGATTTTGTGGCGTTTGTCCAATAAAGATCTAACTTTTCTGTactgagatcagcccactctgtagtgccattgaaagtccagtgaagccgagcgtctatagagcagagtggtgaagtcccgccccttcaaaaaattatgaacgggagttaatggagagataacaattattttttggtccagtttcaattgtgccacaaatttcacatatgatgtgtgtgaatttaaaagataatttttcacgtcaagaaagtactgttgttcgatagacttcaaaagttatgttggttttgtgcaaatccactcagtggactacatctctcgtctcgaacgatgtacgtcaccaacgtaatgaaacgataagagctgttatgctagttaacggttgcatcttgctgcctgctatgtcacttaacagtatgtaatgtacagtctatggacgaatacaacttacctgctgtgtttaatcctctgactcatggtattttcttcggcaaggaaagcccaattaagacctgttgctggtatgcttgtacaatctactgtgaatgagctaacgtcactagcgcgactgatgggtttgtagtcgttggaattacgatctttcacaatgttgtaattcaatagttacaaaacaaactgcaaatgtctttacatgaaaaattgtctttaaaattgacaaacatcatatgggtaattcaaggcacaagtcaaccgggaccagaaaataatttatttttcgccatagactgccgttcaaatttttttgaaagataggtcccatggaggcaaacggaaggggcgggacttcaccactctatagaGCTGGTATGTCCCGCCCCTTCCACTAACCCCGCTGGACCTCTAGgttgaaaaatcgtcaatgcaagtgaatgtgagaaaataattattttctggtcccgtttgaattttgccataaatgtcaacatatgttgtctgtgaatttttaattcAGTGTcaatgtctgctaaattaataaatctaAATGTACATAACTGGTCAAATCTGATGTTTTGTTGTCATTGCCTCTCATTTCAACTGCTTTCCCATCTGCTTTGCCTCTCAGCGTGAAGATGACAAGGACAAGAGTTCAGTACCCCCGGTGTAGTCTGGTCAGTGCTGTGGCCGTCATCCTCTGCTATTTGATGCTCAAGATGTACCACCACCTGGTCGTCCCATTGGACTCCAAATCGCCCCCTTTccaccagatacacacacgcccCTTTTGGTCCAACATATCTAGGAGTGGCACTGCCTCACCACCAGCGGGCCCCTACACTGTCCAAGAGAACTTTACATGCTCTGCCAATGACAGCGCAGAGGTCATTCCATCACACCTGCCCCAGTCATACCAGGAATTCTTACGCTATAGGCATTGCCGAGCATTCCCAATCCTGCTGACCCCTTCACCTTGCGAGGATGACCTTTATCTATTGTTGGCCGTGAAGTCCACAGCTGTGAATGTAGACCGCCGTGCTGCATTGCGGGACACTTGGGGTTGCGCTGGTAGAATCCAGGGTCATAAAGTTAAGTTGGTCTTCCTGATGGGCCGCTCACATGACAAGGTGCAGGATCACGACCCCCAGCAACTGCTGCAGTCGGAGAGCCGTCACTATGGGGACATCTTGCAGTGGGACTTTGCAGATATCTTCTTCAACCTGCCTCGGAAGGAGGTGGGATTCCTCAGCTGGTTCTCTCGTAAGTGCAGCAGTGCGCAGTTTGTGTTTAAGGGCGATGACGACATGTTTGTGAACACAGAGAATCTGGTTGAGTTCCTGACAGCCCACAAACCTGAGAATCACCTGTTTGCTGGATTCATCCACAGCCCCGAGATGCCTATCCGAGACAGAAGCTCAAAGTATTTTGTCCCTGTCGAGATATACCCAGAGGGGAAGCTCTATCCACCCTTTCCAAGTGGTGGTGGGTATTTGATGTCACGGCAGACTATGTTGGGACTGGATGTGGCAGCCCAGAAGGTGAAGCTGCTCCCACTCGATGATGTCTTTCTGGGCCTGTGCTTGCAGCAAATGGGTGTGAAGCTCACACACCACAGAGGTTTTCTGACATTCGGCATCGACAACAAGAATGACCTAAAGCACCCCTGTTTTTATCGTGGAATCATGCTGATGCACAAGATGAGCCCGGTAGAGTTGCGGGTCATGTGGTTGCTGATGCAAGACAGTCCACCATGTGGTAGTAGTGGAAAAACACTTTGAGAGAATCCTACCTCCTGTCCTGCCAAAGCTGAGTTGTTACTCTGTGGATGGGatcacaatgttttttttaaacagcatgtagaatgacaaaaatacaaaaaatataaataatgtcttTTAAATGTTTCTGTCATGACTTATTTAGAGCAGACAGTTCAACATATTTTGTAATGAAGAATAAATGGATCAAGTTTTGATGTTGCTCTTCAAATATTGTGGTCCTTACAGTCCTTACCAGTACCAGTCAATTTCCGAATTGAATTCAAGGCGCTATTAACACTTTGAATGCcgcgctgttttcggaagctttggcccagagtgcctAGCCTGGCCTCGAcctgtctacgtacttccggtcgatttcttctccctacagtactccgtctggaataaGTTGATTCGCGTTCGTTTACTTCGGCAGTTGGGCAGCggaccaaccagcgaacagagggcgtccctgagagcgattacgtacccaggcatggtgtttagctacgtccccgcccctgaagcagatcgcttggaatacatcaacgtagggagcgAAAAGGACTTATACTTctgaaatctttgagcaaatgtgaataatagtttagcctattaactgGAGTGTCATGAACAAAGTCACAGgggagtaggatgttatatcatcagctaaactttagtcatagaCAAGACATCGAAGaaacaacatacatgtcatatgtacatgtaagtaattaactggtacacttaataggtttatttcACTgcatcaaagagtaacaagcagaggtgggaccaagtcactgtttggcaagtcacaagtaagtcccaagtcttagcagtcaagtccaagtcaagtcccaagtaaatacagagaagggcaagtcgagtccaagtccaagtcacatcaaagccaagtcgagtccaagtccaagtcccaatctttttcaagtcctgaacaaatcatcaggtactcttcacttaataatgccattattagactatcgatcataattttagcacttccatctaatccacagtatttttttttataaatacagattaaaataggttcaatgtttctgtcttgtaatcttttacgacatatgcatgtgcatacctgtgtaagatacacatgtgcatacctgagtaatctcTACAAAATggatagctacatgacactcagcacagctgcaaatatatataatgtttttccaaattgcggagcccactgtaaggatgagtaataatttgactgatggtatttcactgcgctaggccacagatttgcctgcaaacaatttattaggctgtctgccagtggtgactcataagggaagccaaggtcaacacttttatattatttaaaagataataatgacagtaattttgttttaaagtattaatttcttaagaaatactagacatttgatgctgtttatctaatttgtaaatggtgcacggtcactttaagcccattgtgtgccactgtccacacattctcataatgatctttttttaccagctccgttcaaatatagcctatggctagtccacaaacttgtttgtgccacatgtatagcacaatttatAACAATAGGCCTCCAACTATAACCTATAACAATATAGCATAACAATTATAattgtgatgtgatataatgataatttgatgggggggtgggttcatgtaggtgccATGATCggccctcaggtcaaagaagtttgacaaacattgaacattgtctatgtccatgacAACACTGGCATACAAATAAAGTATATCAAAGGTCTGACATTAGATCTGATGGTATCATTTTAAatgggtgatttttttttttacacataacGTTTTTGAACAGTTCACTTAATATGTTTCTAACAAAAGTAGGGTGATCTATATTTTATGTTTTCCCTTCAGttaagttcaaaataaaatggacacaacgaaataacaaacacttgatttaaaaaaaaaaattagtcgtttagattagtcgactaatcgaaAAATTAGTCGAAAGATTAGTCGTTAGAAAATTAGtcgttctggtaggcctactggttatggttttgtgctataaattaataatatgttttaagttgactattttaattgtatagaaattgtctacattgatgcacggaaagaacacagcctacgcTTCTTCTCCGAATTtgcacatagagctcacaatatcatatccaaaaaagttaaaggGATTGGctaacctcatcagctgtctctaatgtgtcactataatccaacttttagaccgttatagtcctccatacgtgttcttttttttttaagcaaacgcCTGAGACAAGTGTgtagctacaacataaacaaagcgaaaTTCATGGCTGACGTAGGCTATCTTCTTGAGCGGCcactgattgagacacagaaagttctcaagaacactattagatctttaccatcacacacattaattcatcggacctaatatttgtagttgccttaaaaaaggaaaagcaaAGGTGATAGCAAAAAGGtccccccccctcctatttttttttctcatcggatctgcatcgatcgcaatatgacatttctaaaatcaaattgacggaaatccgtcctacgacggagaactttaatccttgtgACATCTTGACTTGCAATCACGCCAGCTgaattcagaatgtatcacgattcacacgctagtggtgtgcttcctgaacaactgtccgtgtggaacaatcagatccctgcgcgtatagtgcgcgtcataggaatttaacgaggcttcgaggcagggtttttgcctcgagtaatttttgtaatcgagttattcgagtaactcgatgaatcgtttcagccctaattcaaacgcaaaaggtgctttgatatcttctCATCtatcgtttgaacgtcggcaagcaggcatgctgctgttgcaatgaatgaggataattgttTTTagctgcggatttattttttgcattattttgaatatgactcgctccagtctcaacagcacgtctactttttccacaagcatctaagttctaacacacatcccctctcgctttctctctttccagccctgcgcacggggctttcttaaaggagctgcaccattttacaacaattgcatctacattttcatattagaatgttttgtctgtttaagtgtaagcttaaactaccgtgatcaatttaagttcccgtgcccccgctgaaagtctcatgcgcttatcgttacactatcaaatctataagtaaccgtgacaaatagggtataagatatataaactcacgctattgtattatcatatatgtaatggctcactgcgtcatggaagcagttaagtcaagtcgcatcaaaaatagcagtggcagaactcccaagtgacaccttgtggttgtttgtgtcaactgcagtttgtgccatttctgctgagaaaatggagtgcgtgattcatgaaggaacccgtccaaacttaactgggacccactgtacaccATCACAGCAGGCGTCAGCAGGAGTGCTTCAGCCTGGAGAAAGGGCGCCATCTGGTGGTCACAGAGGGGCAGTGCGCTGAAGAGGTGCTGTTGGAGGCCTTCAGCTGAATACTAGCTTGTGGGTGGGCCAGAGGAAAGGACCCTCAAATCATCATTCTCTAGTAGACAAATCCCTATACAGCTCTGAGCTGTTTCCTACAGCCGTCACCACTGAGAGAGTGTCACATGAGTAAATGTTTTGGCCATCACCATTGTGAGAGCTAagaatctacacacacacacacacacacacacacgtgtgaatgaatgaatggatgaagcTCCAACAATTAATTCCTTGAATATTGTTTAATAGAAAAATGCTCAAATACTCTAATCTAGTTCATCATCTAATCTTTTATCACTAATCTATAAAGAAACATTACCGCCATGACATGTTATTGTGGGTTTATTTCAATTAAGTGCAGGTCTAAGCTGCCTTTTGTTAGGCTGCTTTCTCAGGCCTGAAAATTGCTGGGCAGTTGGGTTACGGTGCATTCATACGCGtgggaaaaaaacagtgaaaacatcatcatttacctcacttcctgtgggaaTAAGAGGTTGGAAACTGGGGCAAGATTTTGCTGCCTGACTCGCCCAGTTGGGGGCACGTCGTGTCTTTTGTCATCATGTTGTGGGGGCACGTCGTGTCTTTTGTCATCatgttgtagttcgtttgtagtccttgtggcctttcatgtccaatgGTTTAAATGGGAACTTGGGaaattgccgtttttgtcacttgaaagctgcatatccttctttcacaagcatctTACACCAGATTTTTAGgcaaatgcagttgtttatttaagattagtGAGCGTATGTTGTGTCATCCTAGCCTGGGTTTTCTCATGCTGCTTTACGcgcgcaattttattcacgctcctaggcagcctggattctatggacttcgttttcacctcaacgaaggaaccaatcacagaacggagggagggcagcaagacgatgacgacacaccgaagccgttatgaaCTACAtgcagacgcatttgatagacatccgtagcgcccaataaatggctctgggcattcgtaaaccacgtttcaaatacgagaaaatgaatgtctagttcccagaccccatctcaatgagatgaggtctgatgTTAGCCAGGCTAGTGTCATCCCTGTTTTTCACACATTCAGATGGCAACGCACATGAACACTCCCTGTGGGAAAAGCAACACAATCACTGCGGCGGTCCCTGATATTCCCAGGTGGTATCGGACAATGGATCATTAGACTATGGCCCATATGGTTAGCACAGGCACTTGCATTGGCAAATGCTTACAAAGAGAGGGCACAGCTGCCTGGAGAGAGGCTGGGGTATAATGCCCCCCTATGGTGGCTATAGCCAACTCTGGCCCACAGATGGCACAGGTCTGGCACACAGATGGCACAGGTCTGGCACACAGATGGCACAGCTGCCTGGAGAGAGGCTGGGGTATAATGCCCACATATGGTGGCTATAGCCAACTCTGGCCCACAGATGGCACAGCTGGCTGGAGAGAGGCTGGGGTATAATGCCCACATATGGTGGCTATAGCCAACTCTGGGCATTATAGCACACACATAGCACCTATACAGTCTATGTGCGAGACCAGTCGGGTCcagagaacatctgaaaaggtCAAATCACTGAATGACTTTGGATTTAGTGGGCAGTCTTTGGTAGGTAGGTTTTGGCGGTGGCTTTCAAATGTTTCCTGAGAGAatcttggtaacactttacttgacaggtgagttcataacacattcatagcggtcataaactgcacataaagcattcatgactgtttcatgagacatgactcaacattcataccaaacctttcatgaatgtggaagaccaGAGTTACCAGAATCTCTTTAAGGCTGactagtaggcctagttctcAAGGTCTTGggacccatgtgtgtgtgcaacccaTAGACAGGCGATCCACACAATAATGATCTTATTATGAAGTTATGAAACTATGCTGTATCACTACAGTATACATAGTCATAGATGGAGACCATCTGCACCACCAATACAAGCATATTGTGTCCATTACATTTTGGGCCAATAAAGTTAAAGTTATAGCTAAAGTTGATTGATATTTAGCAGAAGctgttatccaaagtgacatacTCACAAcagcaggaattgaacccagcTCAACTGATGGTCAGTCGGTGATGTTAGCACTGCTCCACCACACTCTATAGCTAATATGATTGTGATTCACATCGCTTCACTCAGGCCACAACAATCCTGCTGCTTAGCTCCGCTTATTAGCGAGGCAAAATACATCATGTGTCTAAAGCCCATTTAGGTGACCACCATTAAATGTAAAATCCACCAGAAGAGATGTGGATCTGTTCTCTTTGCTTTGCTTGAtaagctgctgctgcttctctaGTTTCCTCCTTCTAGCCATGAATCAAGTTGGCTACTTACTGGCAGTAAGAGCAGTAAGGATGTTTTGCCATAAGATGTCAGCAAAGAGATTTGTAGTTGGACATTATTCTGCTTTTGATCGCCACTATACAAAATCATGTGAAGCTCAGGCACAGCCAACCTGTAATCTGTTccctctaaaataaaataaaataagacaTGCATCATGTCTTAATGTTGGATTTGTTTAATGCAGAGCATTTTGAAATCTTTTGTAATACTCGTGTGTTTGACAAATatgtttgaaatatattttggctACTAACAATTTGGTGTATTGCTCATTATTGCGTACACACTGCACCCAAACTATCAGGTTTTGGACCCCACAGGGCTACTCCAGAGGATTTACAACTATGACGGTATAAACCTTCAGATACACTTCTGAGTCAGATTGTTCTCAATACTGTACATGAGATGAATCTCTGTTTTAACTGCATGAATTCATCTTCAGTCCAACGTATACGACTGTGACATCCTCCTCCTTAGTGCCACCGACAGCCTAAGCAAACCCAATTACACATTCTCTATTATATGTGGTATAATGTTGTTCTGAACAGGAATCTACACACTGCCAGCCTCTTCAGTTTTGGAATTCTGCTCACATAGTGGTTACACCTCGGAGTTTATGACTCTTCAGAAGAACCCAGTCTGAGTGTAgtagaaactctctctctcacacacacacctgccacacacacacacacacacctgtcagacACACAGTGATGATGTTCACGCAGCTCCAGCAGCCTGGTGGCAGGCAGACAGGTACTGGGGCCCAGATATGGAGCTCAGATCACAGCAGACAGGTGCTGGGGCCCAGATACGGAGCTCagatcatacacacacccacacacacatcagatcacacacacacacacgtcagccaCACGGCTTGGTAACCTCGTAACTTGGCTACCCCGTAACCACTCCTTGCCCACAGGTACTGGTGCCTAGAGCACAGAAGTGCCACAAAGTTGGTAAGTATTAAAATAAGTTTATGTAGATAAATAAGTCGACATAaagtttaaaaatattttaaaataaagttCTGCTGCAAGTCAATAATCCACAATGGCTGCTGCCTTATACAGCAGCATTGGAGCAAAGAGAAGTCCTCAATGGGGAAGCCCGATGCGTGACGTCACTGACCACGCCCCCTCGTGAAGATGGAAATCCCCAGTAGCGTCATGCGCTTCCACCCGGAACCGGCAATTCAAGGCACCTCGGGCAGTAAGCAACAGTAATCAGGGCCCAACAACGCAACAATACAACGCGATCACAAAATGCATATAACCAGGATAGCAACCGgacttgggcagccgtggcctactggttagcacttcggacctgtaaagggagggttgccggttcgaaccccgaccagtaggcatggctgaagtgcccatgagcaaggcacctaacccctcactgctccccgagcgccgctgttgatgcaggcagctcactgcgccgggattagtgtgtgcttcacctcactatgtgtacactgtgtgctgtgtgtgtttcactaattcacggattgggataaatgcagagaccaaatttccctcacgggatcaaaagagtatatatacttattgtCACGCATTAACTATTTTGGCCACTAGATGTCGGCAAAAACTTCTGTTCTGTCCCTAGCTAGTCACTTGTTACCCAATCCTCTTGTTATCTAATTAACCTGTTCCTCAATGTCTCATTTCCTCATTGTGtcagtgtatttaaaccctgctctttgtctgtgtcttcGTGATTACCCTGTGTGTCTCAAGCTCTAAGCCTTTGTGGAAATTTTTGTCCTGTGGAT
Encoded proteins:
- the LOC125290985 gene encoding N-acetyllactosaminide beta-1,3-N-acetylglucosaminyltransferase 4-like produces the protein MTRTRVQYPRCSLVSAVAVILCYLMLKMYHHLVVPLDSKSPPFHQIHTRPFWSNISRSGTASPPAGPYTVQENFTCSANDSAEVIPSHLPQSYQEFLRYRHCRAFPILLTPSPCEDDLYLLLAVKSTAVNVDRRAALRDTWGCAGRIQGHKVKLVFLMGRSHDKVQDHDPQQLLQSESRHYGDILQWDFADIFFNLPRKEVGFLSWFSRKCSSAQFVFKGDDDMFVNTENLVEFLTAHKPENHLFAGFIHSPEMPIRDRSSKYFVPVEIYPEGKLYPPFPSGGGYLMSRQTMLGLDVAAQKVKLLPLDDVFLGLCLQQMGVKLTHHRGFLTFGIDNKNDLKHPCFYRGIMLMHKMSPVELRVMWLLMQDSPPCGSSGKTL